In a single window of the Streptomyces sp. NBC_00285 genome:
- a CDS encoding formate dehydrogenase subunit delta has translation MANDIARNLGHLPGEEAAEAIAGHIGRFWDPRMRSRLHEFVDAGAEGLDPLVVAAVKLLR, from the coding sequence ATGGCCAACGACATCGCCAGGAACCTCGGACACCTGCCGGGGGAGGAGGCGGCGGAGGCGATTGCCGGCCACATCGGCAGGTTCTGGGACCCGCGTATGCGCTCACGGCTCCACGAGTTCGTGGATGCCGGAGCGGAGGGCCTGGACCCCCTGGTGGTCGCCGCCGTGAAACTACTGCGCTGA
- a CDS encoding LysR family transcriptional regulator: MLFRQLEYFVAVARERHFARAAESCYVSQPALSAAIAKLERELNVTLINRGHNYQGLTPEGERLVVWAKRILAEQDAFKAEVAAVQSGITGTLRLGTDPTASTTLALPVAAFCAAHPLAKVQVRSRLSTKELHRQLRDYELDVAIAHFDPDDQEGLQVVPLYQERYMLLVSDDQLVSQSPTMTWADAAELPLALLTPDMRIRQIVDTVFAEKGFVVTPQVETDSIASLYAHVGGGGWASIVPHTWLRAMPVVGRTRALPLVDPEAGAQVSVAIHAATPGSVAARAFVNAATSLSLDDFFGRPLAPEHRVR, translated from the coding sequence ATGCTGTTCCGGCAGCTCGAATACTTCGTGGCGGTGGCGAGGGAGAGGCATTTCGCGCGGGCCGCGGAGTCCTGCTACGTCTCCCAGCCCGCGCTCTCGGCGGCGATCGCCAAACTGGAGCGGGAGCTGAACGTCACGCTCATCAACCGCGGGCACAACTACCAGGGCCTCACTCCAGAGGGGGAGCGGCTCGTGGTGTGGGCCAAGCGGATCCTCGCCGAACAGGACGCCTTCAAGGCCGAGGTGGCCGCCGTGCAGTCGGGCATCACGGGGACCCTCCGGCTCGGCACGGACCCCACCGCGTCCACGACCCTTGCGCTCCCCGTGGCCGCCTTCTGCGCGGCGCACCCGCTGGCCAAGGTCCAGGTCCGCTCCCGGCTGTCGACCAAGGAACTCCACCGTCAGCTGCGCGACTACGAACTCGACGTGGCCATCGCCCACTTCGACCCCGACGACCAGGAAGGCCTCCAGGTCGTACCCCTCTACCAGGAGCGGTACATGCTGCTGGTCTCCGACGACCAGCTGGTGTCCCAGAGCCCCACCATGACCTGGGCGGACGCGGCCGAACTGCCCCTCGCCCTCCTCACGCCCGACATGCGGATCCGGCAGATCGTCGACACGGTCTTCGCGGAGAAGGGGTTCGTGGTGACCCCGCAGGTCGAGACGGACTCGATCGCCTCGCTCTACGCGCACGTGGGCGGCGGCGGCTGGGCGAGCATCGTGCCGCACACCTGGCTGCGCGCCATGCCCGTCGTGGGCCGGACGCGCGCGCTGCCGCTGGTCGATCCGGAGGCCGGCGCCCAGGTCTCGGTGGCGATCCACGCGGCGACCCCGGGTTCGGTCGCCGCCAGGGCGTTCGTCAACGCGGCGACGAGCCTGTCGTTGGACGACTTCTTCGGCCGCCCGCTCGCCCCGGAACACCGGGTGCGCTGA
- a CDS encoding FadD7 family fatty acid--CoA ligase, whose protein sequence is MAVPAAASVRDANRYRPPDMTGLVDLLDRQVRERPYARALVVTGERVHLSYRALASLADDVAARLAGAGLRRGDAVALVCANTAEFVVGLLGAARAGLVTAPLDPALPESQLSARLVALGARVVLVGPSVSGGTLPVPVWSLRVDVSRAGAAAVVLETGACGVPQGLGAASELSDLDALVLFTAGTTDRAKMVPLTHANVAASLQNICATYELGPGDATVAVMPLFHGHGLFAALLASLASGGCVLLPERGRFSASTFWGDMRAVAATWFTAVPAIHEILLERSEGAEGSEGSEGSEGSEGECAGPQAPPLRFVRSCSAPLNTATGRALERTFGAPLLSAYGMTESSHQAASEPLPQRGALRQGSVGRPTGVEVRVVDRSGRSCPVGVEGEVWVQGPTVARGYLAAGAESARTFVDGWLRTGDLGTLDEDGYLSLTGRIKNLINRGGEKISPEHVEDVLAGCPGVAEAAVFAVPDAVYGQRVGAAVVVRGGDGAGREEILRYCRERLAAFEVPERLEVVAALPYTAKGGLDRKAVQARYAP, encoded by the coding sequence ATGGCCGTTCCGGCCGCGGCATCCGTGCGCGACGCGAACCGATACCGGCCTCCGGACATGACGGGCCTCGTCGATCTCCTCGACCGGCAGGTACGTGAACGCCCTTACGCCCGGGCCCTGGTGGTGACCGGCGAACGCGTACACCTGTCGTACCGGGCGCTCGCGTCCCTTGCCGACGACGTGGCCGCCCGGCTCGCCGGCGCGGGGCTGCGCCGCGGTGACGCCGTCGCTCTGGTCTGCGCCAACACCGCGGAGTTCGTCGTCGGGCTGCTCGGTGCCGCGCGGGCCGGGCTCGTCACGGCTCCGCTCGATCCCGCGCTGCCGGAGTCCCAACTCTCCGCGCGCTTGGTGGCGTTGGGGGCGCGTGTCGTCCTGGTGGGCCCGTCGGTGTCCGGTGGCACGTTGCCGGTGCCCGTGTGGTCGCTGCGGGTGGACGTCTCCCGCGCGGGCGCGGCGGCGGTCGTACTCGAGACCGGCGCCTGCGGTGTGCCTCAAGGCCTCGGTGCGGCAAGTGAGTTGTCGGACCTCGACGCCCTCGTGCTGTTCACCGCCGGCACCACCGACCGGGCGAAGATGGTCCCCCTGACCCACGCCAACGTGGCCGCCTCCCTTCAGAACATCTGCGCCACCTACGAGTTGGGGCCCGGGGACGCGACGGTCGCGGTGATGCCGTTGTTTCACGGGCACGGACTGTTCGCAGCGCTGCTGGCGTCCCTCGCGAGCGGGGGCTGTGTGCTGCTGCCCGAGCGGGGACGGTTCTCGGCGAGCACGTTCTGGGGTGACATGCGGGCCGTGGCCGCCACCTGGTTCACCGCGGTACCGGCCATTCACGAGATCCTCCTGGAGCGGTCGGAAGGGGCGGAGGGGTCAGAGGGATCGGAGGGATCGGAGGGATCGGAGGGGGAGTGTGCGGGGCCGCAGGCACCGCCGTTGCGGTTCGTCCGCAGTTGCAGCGCGCCCCTCAACACTGCGACGGGGCGGGCCCTGGAACGCACGTTCGGCGCACCGCTGCTGTCCGCGTACGGGATGACCGAGTCCTCCCACCAGGCGGCCAGCGAACCCCTTCCGCAGCGGGGAGCCCTCCGGCAGGGATCGGTCGGACGGCCGACCGGGGTCGAGGTCCGGGTCGTCGACCGGAGCGGGCGGTCCTGCCCGGTGGGCGTCGAGGGCGAGGTGTGGGTGCAGGGGCCCACCGTCGCCCGCGGATATCTCGCCGCGGGCGCGGAGTCGGCGCGCACCTTCGTCGACGGCTGGCTGCGCACCGGTGACCTGGGCACGCTGGACGAGGACGGGTACCTGTCGTTGACCGGACGGATCAAGAACCTCATCAACCGGGGCGGGGAGAAGATCTCACCCGAGCATGTCGAGGACGTCCTCGCCGGCTGCCCGGGAGTCGCGGAGGCGGCCGTGTTCGCGGTGCCCGACGCGGTGTACGGCCAGCGGGTCGGGGCCGCTGTGGTGGTGCGCGGGGGTGACGGCGCCGGGCGCGAGGAGATCCTGCGGTACTGCCGTGAGCGGCTGGCCGCGTTCGAGGTGCCCGAGCGGCTCGAAGTGGTCGCGGCATTGCCGTACACGGCCAAGGGAGGGCTGGACCGGAAGGCCGTACAGGCTCGGTATGCGCCGTGA
- the oxc gene encoding oxalyl-CoA decarboxylase, whose translation MTAPSTLETAAAADVPTELTDGYHLVVDALRMNDVDTIYGVVGIPITDLARLAQAQGIRYIGFRHESNAGHAAAIAGYLNKKPGVALTVSAPGFLNGLVALANATTNCFPMVQISGSSERHLVDLKQGDYEEMDQLAAAQPFVKAAYRVGRVEDIGRGIARALRTAASGRPGGVYLDIPAAVLGSVLPKAEGDRTLSRLVDPAPRQLPAPEAVDRAIELLAGAERPLVVLGKGAAYAQADAKVREFIESTGIPYVPMSMAKGLLPDDHPQSAATARSLALKKADVVMLVGARLNWLLGHGRTGWNPDAKFVQIDIDPKEMDSNQPIAAPLVGDIESVLDALAERTKPGRIAAPSAWREELEARSAQNVAKMAERLQADPHPMQFMGALKAVRDVVHQHPQTYIVNEGANALDIARNVIDMHVPRHRLDSGTWGVMGIGMGYAIAAAVESGAPVVAIEGDSAFGFSGIEIETICRYKLPVVTVIMNNGGVYRGDDTNPYDDAPSPTTLMSAARHDLLIEAFGGKGYRVTTPAELTAALTEALASGGPALIDCVIDPSAGTESGHISHLNPKGITVGNITPAKK comes from the coding sequence ATGACCGCCCCCTCGACACTGGAGACCGCGGCAGCAGCCGACGTTCCGACCGAGCTCACCGACGGGTACCACCTGGTTGTCGACGCGCTCAGGATGAACGACGTCGACACCATCTACGGAGTGGTCGGCATCCCGATCACCGACCTGGCCCGTCTCGCCCAGGCGCAGGGCATCCGCTACATCGGATTCCGGCACGAGAGCAACGCCGGACACGCGGCGGCCATCGCCGGCTACCTCAACAAGAAGCCCGGCGTGGCCCTCACGGTGTCGGCACCGGGCTTCCTCAACGGCCTGGTCGCGCTGGCGAACGCCACCACCAACTGCTTCCCCATGGTCCAGATATCCGGCTCCAGCGAGCGCCACCTCGTCGACCTCAAACAGGGCGACTACGAGGAGATGGACCAGCTCGCCGCGGCCCAGCCGTTCGTCAAGGCCGCATACCGGGTCGGCCGGGTGGAGGACATCGGCCGGGGCATCGCCCGCGCGCTGCGCACCGCCGCCTCCGGGCGTCCCGGCGGCGTCTACCTCGACATCCCGGCCGCGGTGCTCGGTTCCGTCCTGCCCAAGGCGGAGGGCGACCGGACGTTGAGCCGCCTGGTCGACCCCGCGCCGCGCCAACTGCCGGCACCGGAGGCCGTGGACCGCGCGATCGAGCTACTGGCAGGCGCCGAACGGCCGTTGGTCGTGCTGGGCAAGGGAGCCGCGTACGCCCAAGCCGACGCCAAGGTACGGGAGTTCATCGAGTCCACCGGCATCCCGTACGTGCCGATGTCGATGGCGAAGGGTCTGCTGCCCGACGACCACCCGCAGTCGGCCGCCACCGCCCGTTCCCTGGCGCTGAAGAAGGCCGATGTCGTGATGCTGGTCGGCGCCCGCCTCAACTGGCTTCTGGGGCACGGCCGGACGGGGTGGAACCCGGACGCCAAGTTCGTCCAGATCGACATCGACCCCAAGGAGATGGACAGCAACCAGCCCATCGCCGCCCCGCTCGTCGGTGACATCGAGTCGGTGCTCGACGCGCTCGCCGAGCGCACCAAGCCCGGCCGGATCGCGGCGCCTTCGGCCTGGCGCGAGGAACTCGAGGCGCGCTCGGCGCAGAACGTCGCGAAGATGGCCGAGCGCCTGCAGGCCGACCCGCACCCCATGCAGTTCATGGGCGCCCTGAAGGCCGTACGCGACGTCGTGCACCAGCACCCGCAGACGTACATCGTCAACGAGGGCGCCAACGCGCTGGACATCGCGCGCAACGTCATCGACATGCACGTACCGCGCCACCGTCTCGACAGCGGCACCTGGGGTGTCATGGGCATCGGCATGGGCTATGCGATCGCCGCCGCCGTCGAGAGCGGCGCCCCGGTTGTGGCCATCGAGGGCGACAGCGCCTTCGGGTTCAGCGGTATCGAGATCGAGACGATCTGCCGCTACAAGCTGCCCGTCGTCACCGTGATCATGAACAACGGCGGTGTCTACCGCGGCGACGACACCAATCCGTACGACGACGCCCCCTCGCCCACCACCCTCATGTCGGCGGCCCGCCACGACCTGCTGATCGAGGCGTTCGGCGGCAAGGGCTACCGGGTCACCACCCCCGCCGAGCTCACCGCCGCCCTCACCGAGGCGCTCGCCTCCGGCGGCCCGGCGCTCATCGACTGCGTGATCGATCCCTCGGCCGGCACCGAGAGCGGCCACATCTCGCACCTCAACCCCAAGGGCATCACCGTCGGCAACATCACGCCGGCGAAGAAGTGA
- the frc gene encoding formyl-CoA transferase, with protein MSEKPLAGIKVIDFTGVQAGPACTQLLAWFGADVLKVERPNGGDVTRKQLRDIEDLDALYFTMLNSNKRSLAINTKTAEGLEVLEKLITDADVLVENFAPGALDRMGLTWERIQELNPRLVFGSVKGFNDQSSWNDLKVYENVAQCAGGAASTTGFWDGPPTISGGALGDTNTGMHLAIGILTAIIDRGRTGRGQKVSVSMQDAVLNLCRVKLRDQQRLERVGHLEEYPQYPNGEFTDVVPRGGNAGGGGQPGWVLKCKGWETDPNAYIYFTVQEQNWKRTAEVIGRPEWAQHPEYATARARQSHIFEIFEEIEKWLADKTKYEAVNILREWEVPCAPVMSMKELAYDEDLRKSGTVVEVEQKGRGTYLTVGSPVKFSSFQPDIVGAPLLGEHSSEVLVELGYDEETIGRLKESGVIV; from the coding sequence ATGAGTGAAAAGCCGCTCGCCGGAATCAAGGTGATCGACTTCACCGGGGTCCAGGCCGGTCCCGCCTGCACGCAGTTGCTCGCCTGGTTCGGCGCCGACGTCCTGAAGGTGGAGCGCCCCAACGGGGGCGACGTCACGCGCAAGCAGCTGCGGGACATCGAGGACCTCGACGCGCTGTACTTCACGATGCTCAACAGCAACAAGCGCTCTCTTGCCATCAACACCAAGACCGCCGAGGGTCTGGAGGTCCTGGAGAAGCTGATCACGGACGCCGACGTGCTGGTGGAGAACTTCGCCCCGGGCGCCCTGGACCGCATGGGCCTGACCTGGGAGCGCATCCAGGAACTGAACCCGCGTCTGGTCTTCGGCTCGGTCAAGGGCTTCAACGACCAGTCCTCCTGGAACGACCTCAAGGTCTACGAGAACGTCGCCCAGTGCGCGGGCGGCGCCGCCTCCACCACCGGCTTCTGGGACGGCCCGCCGACCATCTCGGGCGGTGCTCTCGGTGACACCAACACCGGGATGCACCTGGCCATCGGCATCCTCACCGCGATCATCGACCGTGGCAGGACAGGCCGGGGCCAGAAGGTGTCCGTGTCGATGCAGGACGCCGTGCTCAACCTCTGCCGCGTCAAGCTGCGCGACCAGCAGCGCCTGGAGCGGGTCGGTCACCTGGAGGAGTACCCGCAGTACCCCAACGGCGAGTTCACCGACGTGGTGCCGCGCGGCGGCAACGCGGGCGGCGGCGGCCAGCCCGGCTGGGTGCTCAAGTGCAAGGGCTGGGAGACCGACCCGAACGCGTACATCTACTTCACCGTCCAGGAGCAGAACTGGAAGCGCACCGCCGAGGTGATCGGCCGCCCCGAGTGGGCCCAGCACCCGGAGTACGCCACCGCGCGCGCCCGTCAGTCGCACATCTTCGAGATCTTCGAGGAGATCGAGAAGTGGCTCGCGGACAAGACCAAGTACGAGGCGGTCAACATTCTGCGTGAGTGGGAGGTGCCCTGCGCCCCGGTGATGAGCATGAAGGAGCTCGCCTACGACGAGGACCTGCGCAAGAGCGGCACCGTCGTCGAGGTCGAGCAGAAGGGCCGGGGCACCTATCTGACCGTCGGCAGCCCGGTGAAGTTCTCGTCCTTCCAGCCGGACATCGTGGGCGCCCCGCTCTTGGGCGAGCACAGCTCCGAGGTCCTGGTCGAACTCGGCTACGACGAGGAGACCATCGGCCGGCTGAAGGAGAGCGGGGTCATCGTCTGA
- a CDS encoding PAS domain S-box protein: MEDLDSAVVLGMAAQAPDGIVITDSEGLIRYWNRGAERIFGFPAADVAGRSLDVIIPERHRKRHQDGFEAAMERGYSKYGEADLLNVPALAADGRRLSIEFSVVLLSGPDGSSYCGAVVRDVTARRERERELMRRRSEASV; this comes from the coding sequence ATGGAAGATCTGGATTCCGCGGTGGTGCTGGGCATGGCGGCCCAGGCGCCCGACGGCATAGTGATCACCGACAGCGAGGGGCTGATCCGCTACTGGAACCGGGGTGCGGAGCGCATCTTCGGGTTCCCGGCTGCCGACGTGGCGGGTCGAAGTCTGGACGTCATCATCCCCGAGAGGCACCGCAAGCGGCACCAGGACGGCTTCGAGGCCGCCATGGAGCGGGGATACAGCAAGTACGGGGAAGCGGACCTGCTGAACGTGCCGGCGCTGGCGGCGGACGGCCGCAGACTCTCCATCGAGTTCAGCGTGGTCCTGCTGTCGGGCCCCGACGGCAGCAGCTACTGCGGCGCGGTCGTCCGGGACGTCACCGCGCGCCGCGAGCGGGAGCGGGAGCTGATGCGGCGGCGGTCCGAAGCCTCGGTCTGA